Sequence from the Pseudooceanicola algae genome:
GTCACCACCAGCAGCAGGGCCGACAGCCGGTCGAGCACCAGCACGATGCCAAAGGGCGCGTCCCAGTTGCCGAGGTGATAGACCCGGACCTGGCCGTCGGTGGTCTGCACCGCCAGCCCGATGGAAATCACCAGCAAGGCCAGGGTCGCGACGACCGAGGTCACCCGCGCCAGCACCTGATCGTAGCGCATCAGATAGGCGATCAGCGGTGCCACCAGCGCGGGCAGCACCACAGGGGCAATCATCCAGTGGTTCATGCGATATTTTCCTTCCGTCCACCGGAGGTCTCTGGCCCGGCGGGCGGTTCATCCGCGGCATCCAGCGCGTCTTTCAGGGGCTCCTCTCCGTCGACCCGGTCATGACCGGATTCCAGATAGGCCCCGAGCGAGATCATCACCAGCACCGCCGTCATCCCGAAGGAAATCACGATGGCCGTCAGGACCAGCGCCTGCGGCAGCGGATCGGTATAGCTGGCATCGCCATAGGGCGACAGGATCGGCGGTGCATTCACGGTCAGCCGCCCCGTCGAGAACAGGAACAGGTTCACCGCATAGGACAGCAGCGACAGCCCGAGGATGACCGAAAAGCTGCGCAACCGCAGGATCAGGTAGACTCCGCCGGCGGTCAGGATGCCGATGGCGCTCGAGATGACGATTTCCATCTCAGCTCTCCTCTTTCTGTTTGGCAATGACGACACGGCGCGAGGGATCGTAATCCATCGGCTCCTCGTTCACGTCCTCGCCGCTGTGCCGGGCGATCCGCGACAGGCTGTACAGCATCAGCATCACCGCGCCCAGAACCGTCAGGAAGACGCCAAGGTCAAAGGCCATGGCCGTCGCCAGTTCGAATTCCTCGATCGGCGGGATATGGACATAGCCGAAGGCGCTGGTCAGGAAGGGACGGCCCGCCAGCCAGGCGCCCGATCCGGCAAGGCCCGCGATCACCACGCCGCTGCCGATCAGCGCATGGTATTCGATCCGCCGCCGCGCCTGGGTCCAGGCAAAGCCCGAAGCCATGTATTGCATCAGCAGCGCGATCGACACCACCAGCCCGGCAACAAAGCCGCCGCCCGGTTCGTTATGCCCCCGCAGGAAGATATAGACACCGACCATCAGCGCCACCGGCATGATCAGCCGGGTCACCACGACCATCATCAGCGGGTGCCTGTCGCGCGACAGGTTGTCGGAAAAATCGCTGTTCTTCAGACGCCGGCCGACGGGACCGGACAACAGCGCCTCCAGCACCGCGTAGATGATCAGACCGGCGATCCCCAGAACGATGATTTCGCCATAGGTGTCATAGCCCCGGAAATCGACCAGGATCACGTTGACGACGTTCTTGCCCCCGCCCCCGGCGTAGGAATTATCCAGGAAATACTGCGAGATCGAGCTGAAGTCGCGCCGCATGAAGGCCAGGCTCAGCACTGCGACGGCGGCCCCGGCGGCGATGGCGATGGCCGCGTCGATCACATGGCGACGGCGGCTGCCTTCGCGCGGGCTTTCCTTGGGCAGATAGTGCAGCGCCAGCAGCAGCAGCAGGATCGTCACCGTCTCGACCGAAATCTGGGTCAGCGCCAGATCCGGGGCCGAAAGGTAGATGAAGCTGGCCGAGATCATCAGACCGATGACGCTGATGATGATCAGCGACAGGAAACGGTTGCGATGCAGCAGCACGACCGAAATCGCGGCGACCACCAGCATCAGCCAGCCGATGGCGATGACCGGCGGCACCGGCAGCATCGGACGGTCCGGCGGGCTGATGAAGCCACTGCGCCAGGCCATGGCCCCCAGCAGGATCGTCGCCCCGACGAAGAGCGCGAGATAGCGGCTCATGCTGCCGTTGTGGGTCAGTTCGGTAAAGCGGGTGAAGCGCCCGACCGAACCATCGATCAGCCCGTCGAAGATCACCTTGGCATCGGGATGCGGCAGGCGTTTCCACAGCCGCGTCACCAGCCCGTAACGCCAGACAATCAGCAGACCGCCAATCGTGGCCAGGGCGCTCATGTACAGGGCCGGGGTCAGACCGTGCCAGATCTTCAGCTCGATATGCAGCGCTTCGAGGCTGCCGCCGACGACCGCGCTGCCGGCGATCTTGACCAGCGGCTCCGCGATCAGCGCCGGCATCAGGCCGATCAGCAGGACCAGCCCGACCAGCAGCGCGGGCGCCGCCCACATGCCAAAGGGCGGGTCATGCGGTTTGGCCGGATAGTCGTCGCGCACCGGACCGAAGAAGGTCCCGAAGAGGAAGCGGAAGGAATAGCCGACCGACAGCAGCGCGCCGAGGGTCGCCAGCACCGGCACCAACCAGTGATTACTGGCCCAGGTGGTATGCGCGGCCTCTTCCAGCATCATTTCCTTGGACAGGAAGCCGTTGAACAGCGGGATCCCCGCCATCGACAGGGTGGCGATCACCGCGATGATTGCCGTGACCGGCATCAGCCGGGCCAGCCCGCCAAGGCGGTTGATGTCGCGGGTATGCGCCTCGTGATCGACGATCCCGGCGGACATGAACAGCGCCGCCTTGAAGGTCAGGTGGTTGATGATGTGGAATACTGCCGCCACGGCCGCGACCGGCGTGCCAAAGCCCAGCAACATCGTCAGCAGGCCCAGATGGCTGACCGTGGAATAGGCCAGGATCGCTTTCAGATCGGTCTTGAACAGCGCGATGAAGG
This genomic interval carries:
- a CDS encoding Na+/H+ antiporter subunit C codes for the protein MEIVISSAIGILTAGGVYLILRLRSFSVILGLSLLSYAVNLFLFSTGRLTVNAPPILSPYGDASYTDPLPQALVLTAIVISFGMTAVLVMISLGAYLESGHDRVDGEEPLKDALDAADEPPAGPETSGGRKENIA
- a CDS encoding monovalent cation/H+ antiporter subunit A encodes the protein MENNGGLLIAMAMMPFLGALVPGVMIRAGRNACAFFAAVPMAIALAILLVLAPGVMRGEVLTAELSWLPQIGLSFSLMLDGLGLLFALMILGMGLLIALYARFYLSGDDPMGQFFTFLLLFQGAMLGIVLSDNILLLLIFWEMTSLSSFLLIGFWSHLPDGRQGARMALTVTGAGGLAMIAGMLILGQIAGSYDLSVILEQSDLVQASPLYLPALILILLGAFTKSAQFPFHFWLPRAMAAPTPVSAYLHSATMVKAGVFLMARMWPVLAGSEAWFYIVASVGMITMLAGAFIALFKTDLKAILAYSTVSHLGLLTMLLGFGTPVAAVAAVFHIINHLTFKAALFMSAGIVDHEAHTRDINRLGGLARLMPVTAIIAVIATLSMAGIPLFNGFLSKEMMLEEAAHTTWASNHWLVPVLATLGALLSVGYSFRFLFGTFFGPVRDDYPAKPHDPPFGMWAAPALLVGLVLLIGLMPALIAEPLVKIAGSAVVGGSLEALHIELKIWHGLTPALYMSALATIGGLLIVWRYGLVTRLWKRLPHPDAKVIFDGLIDGSVGRFTRFTELTHNGSMSRYLALFVGATILLGAMAWRSGFISPPDRPMLPVPPVIAIGWLMLVVAAISVVLLHRNRFLSLIIISVIGLMISASFIYLSAPDLALTQISVETVTILLLLLALHYLPKESPREGSRRRHVIDAAIAIAAGAAVAVLSLAFMRRDFSSISQYFLDNSYAGGGGKNVVNVILVDFRGYDTYGEIIVLGIAGLIIYAVLEALLSGPVGRRLKNSDFSDNLSRDRHPLMMVVVTRLIMPVALMVGVYIFLRGHNEPGGGFVAGLVVSIALLMQYMASGFAWTQARRRIEYHALIGSGVVIAGLAGSGAWLAGRPFLTSAFGYVHIPPIEEFELATAMAFDLGVFLTVLGAVMLMLYSLSRIARHSGEDVNEEPMDYDPSRRVVIAKQKEES